One segment of Gordonia terrae DNA contains the following:
- the nusB gene encoding transcription antitermination factor NusB, whose translation MKQPGTRHKARRRAVDLLFEAEAKGVSPAQLVTERREYVRSDESVGSIHDYTATVIQGLADDQSQIDAVISSYLRDWTLERLPAVDRAIMRLATWELFNSLDVDTIVVVDEAVELAKELSTDDSPAFVNGVLAKIAELAPQVRAAASAEPAPGRPEQN comes from the coding sequence GTGAAACAACCCGGAACCCGACACAAGGCCCGACGCCGCGCGGTGGACCTCCTCTTCGAGGCGGAGGCCAAGGGCGTCAGTCCCGCCCAGCTGGTCACCGAACGACGCGAGTACGTCCGATCGGACGAGAGCGTCGGCTCCATCCACGACTACACCGCGACCGTGATCCAGGGACTGGCCGACGATCAGTCCCAGATCGACGCGGTCATCTCGTCGTATCTGCGTGACTGGACCCTCGAACGGCTCCCTGCCGTCGACCGCGCCATCATGCGCCTGGCGACCTGGGAGCTGTTCAACTCGCTCGACGTCGACACGATCGTGGTCGTCGACGAGGCGGTCGAGCTCGCCAAGGAACTCTCCACCGACGACTCGCCCGCCTTCGTCAACGGGGTGCTGGCCAAGATCGCCGAACTCGCTCCCCAGGTCCGGGCGGCCGCGTCCGCCGAACCCGCACCCGGACGGCCGGAGCAGAACTGA
- the aroC gene encoding chorismate synthase, which produces MEQSTTVLRWITAGESHGPALVAIVEGMVAGVEVTSSDIGEQLARRRLGYGRGARMKFEADKVTVLGGVRHGQTMGGPVAIEIGNTEWPKWETVMAADPVDEAELEGSARNAPLTRPRPGHADYSGMLKYGFDDARPVLERASARETAARVAAGTVARNFLRQVLGIDVVSHVISIGASDPYVGPPPRISDLEAIDASPVRAFDADAEKSMIAEIEAAKKDGDTLGGVVEIVATGVPVGLGSHVSGETRLDAKLAAALMGIQAIKGVEVGDGFTTARRRGSEAHDEMVPGADGVLRSTNRAGGLEGGMTNGEDLRVRIAMKPISTVPRALSTIDMSTGETASAIHQRSDVCAVPAAGVVAEAMVALVVAQAALEKFGGDSVGETAANLAAYRAAVDARPPRA; this is translated from the coding sequence ATGGAACAATCGACCACTGTGTTGCGCTGGATAACTGCCGGAGAATCCCACGGCCCCGCCCTGGTCGCCATCGTCGAGGGCATGGTGGCCGGTGTCGAGGTCACCTCGTCCGACATCGGCGAGCAACTGGCTCGCCGCCGGCTCGGCTACGGCCGCGGAGCGCGGATGAAGTTCGAGGCCGACAAGGTCACCGTGCTCGGCGGGGTCCGCCACGGTCAGACCATGGGCGGTCCGGTCGCCATCGAGATCGGCAACACCGAGTGGCCCAAATGGGAGACGGTGATGGCCGCCGACCCCGTGGACGAGGCCGAGCTCGAGGGCAGCGCGCGCAACGCGCCGCTGACCCGTCCCCGGCCCGGCCACGCCGACTACTCGGGCATGCTCAAGTACGGCTTCGACGACGCCCGGCCGGTGCTCGAGCGTGCCAGCGCGCGAGAGACCGCGGCCCGCGTCGCAGCGGGCACGGTCGCCCGCAACTTCCTCCGTCAGGTGCTCGGCATCGACGTCGTCTCCCATGTCATCTCGATCGGCGCGAGCGATCCCTATGTCGGCCCCCCGCCGCGCATCTCCGACCTCGAGGCCATCGACGCCAGCCCGGTCCGGGCCTTCGACGCCGATGCCGAGAAGTCGATGATCGCCGAGATCGAGGCGGCGAAGAAGGACGGCGACACGCTCGGTGGCGTCGTCGAGATCGTCGCGACCGGGGTACCGGTCGGGCTCGGCTCGCACGTGAGCGGTGAGACCCGCCTGGACGCCAAGCTCGCGGCCGCGCTGATGGGCATCCAGGCCATCAAGGGCGTCGAGGTGGGCGACGGATTCACCACCGCGCGCCGTCGCGGCAGCGAGGCCCACGACGAGATGGTGCCCGGCGCCGACGGCGTACTGCGCTCGACCAACCGCGCGGGCGGGCTCGAGGGCGGCATGACCAACGGCGAGGACCTCCGCGTGCGCATCGCCATGAAGCCGATCTCGACGGTGCCGCGCGCACTGTCGACGATCGACATGTCGACGGGGGAGACGGCCAGCGCGATCCATCAGCGTTCCGACGTCTGCGCCGTGCCCGCGGCGGGTGTGGTCGCCGAAGCGATGGTCGCACTCGTCGTCGCCCAGGCCGCGCTCGAGAAGTTCGGCGGTGACTCGGTCGGCGAGACCGCCGCGAACCTCGCCGCCTACCGGGCCGCGGTCGACGCGCGTCCGCCCCGGGCATGA
- a CDS encoding aspartate carbamoyltransferase catalytic subunit, translating into MRHLLSTQDLSRDDATALLDDAERFEQALTGREVRKLPTLRGRTVMTVFYENSTRTRVSFEVAGKWMSADVINVSASSSSAGKGESLRDTAKTLHAAGADALIVRHPASGAPAQIADWTTTPDGDGPAVINAGDGTHEHPTQALLDALTLRQRLGSLDGRRIAIVGDIIHSRVARSNAHLLSTLGAEVVLVAPPTLLPVGVEQWPVSVSGSLDAELPAVDAVMMLRVQAERMNGGFFPSAREYSVRFGLNDRRLSLLHDDAVVLHPGPMLRGMEIGYSVADSPKATVLEQVRNGVHVRMAVLFRLLVGSDSAGAHL; encoded by the coding sequence ATGCGGCATCTGCTGTCGACGCAGGACCTCAGCCGCGACGATGCCACCGCTCTCCTCGACGACGCCGAGCGCTTCGAGCAGGCGCTCACCGGGCGCGAGGTGCGCAAGCTGCCGACACTGCGCGGGCGCACGGTGATGACCGTGTTCTACGAGAACTCGACCCGTACCCGGGTCTCCTTCGAGGTCGCGGGCAAGTGGATGAGCGCCGACGTCATCAACGTCAGCGCCTCGAGTTCCTCTGCGGGCAAAGGGGAGTCGCTGCGCGACACGGCCAAGACCCTGCACGCCGCGGGCGCCGACGCGCTGATCGTCCGGCACCCGGCCTCGGGTGCGCCGGCCCAGATCGCCGACTGGACGACGACTCCCGACGGTGACGGCCCCGCGGTCATCAACGCCGGGGACGGCACGCACGAGCATCCCACGCAGGCACTCCTCGACGCGCTGACCCTGCGTCAGCGCCTCGGATCACTCGACGGTCGGCGCATCGCCATCGTCGGCGACATCATCCATTCCCGTGTCGCCCGGTCCAATGCGCATCTGCTCTCGACACTCGGCGCCGAGGTCGTGCTGGTCGCACCGCCGACCCTGCTGCCGGTCGGGGTCGAGCAGTGGCCGGTGAGCGTCTCCGGCAGCCTCGACGCCGAACTCCCCGCCGTCGACGCCGTCATGATGCTCCGGGTCCAGGCCGAGCGCATGAACGGCGGGTTCTTCCCGAGTGCCCGCGAGTACTCGGTCCGGTTCGGGCTGAACGACCGCCGACTGTCTCTGCTGCACGATGACGCGGTCGTCCTGCATCCGGGACCGATGCTGCGCGGCATGGAGATCGGCTACTCGGTGGCCGATTCGCCCAAGGCCACCGTGCTCGAACAGGTCCGCAACGGCGTGCACGTCCGGATGGCGGTCCTGTTCCGTCTGCTCGTGGGTTCCGATTCCGCGGGAGCCCACCTATGA
- a CDS encoding shikimate kinase — MTQPPTPTRATTGRRPAAVLIGFMGAGKSTVGRVLADRLGVDFIDTDVELVRRTGRSIPEIFESDGVEAFRTIEENVVTDVLDNHGGVVSLGGGAVTTAGVRDALTDQRVVYLRVSPERGYERVSGTDRPLLATADPAARYAELLAGRTAVYEAVCTFDVDADADPDTVADAVVVRLARELM; from the coding sequence ATGACCCAGCCCCCGACCCCGACGCGTGCGACGACCGGTCGTCGTCCGGCGGCCGTGCTGATCGGTTTCATGGGGGCGGGTAAGTCCACGGTCGGCCGCGTGCTCGCCGACCGGCTCGGTGTCGACTTCATCGACACCGATGTCGAGCTCGTCCGCCGCACCGGACGCAGCATCCCGGAGATCTTCGAATCCGATGGCGTCGAGGCGTTCCGGACGATCGAGGAGAACGTCGTCACCGATGTCCTGGACAACCACGGTGGGGTGGTGTCGCTGGGCGGCGGTGCGGTGACGACCGCAGGCGTGCGCGACGCACTGACCGATCAGCGCGTCGTGTATCTGCGGGTCTCGCCCGAGCGCGGATACGAACGCGTGTCCGGTACCGACCGCCCACTGCTGGCGACCGCCGACCCCGCCGCCCGATATGCCGAACTGCTGGCCGGGCGGACGGCCGTCTACGAGGCGGTGTGCACCTTCGACGTCGATGCCGATGCCGACCCCGACACGGTTGCCGACGCCGTCGTCGTCCGACTCGCCCGCGAACTGATGTGA
- the efp gene encoding elongation factor P yields MASTADFKNGLVLRMDDQLWQIQEFQHVKPGKGPAFVRTKIKNVLSGKTVDKTFNAGVKVETATVDRRDMTFLYNDGTDYVFMDAQDYEQFSLPPATVGDGARFLLENMTVQVSLNEGNPLFVELPVTVELIVAQTDPGLQGDRSTGGTKPATLETGAEIQVPLFINTGDKLKVDSRDGSYLGRVNS; encoded by the coding sequence ATGGCATCCACCGCCGACTTCAAGAACGGCCTCGTGCTGCGCATGGACGACCAGCTCTGGCAGATCCAGGAGTTCCAGCACGTGAAGCCGGGCAAGGGTCCCGCGTTCGTGCGCACCAAGATCAAGAACGTGCTGAGCGGCAAGACCGTGGACAAGACCTTCAACGCGGGCGTGAAGGTCGAGACCGCGACCGTCGACCGTCGTGACATGACCTTCCTCTACAACGACGGCACCGACTACGTGTTCATGGACGCGCAGGACTACGAGCAGTTCTCGCTGCCGCCGGCCACCGTCGGCGACGGCGCGCGCTTCCTGCTGGAGAACATGACCGTGCAGGTCTCGCTGAACGAGGGCAATCCGCTGTTCGTCGAGTTGCCGGTCACCGTCGAGCTGATCGTCGCCCAGACCGATCCCGGCCTGCAGGGCGATCGTTCCACCGGCGGGACCAAGCCCGCCACGCTGGAGACCGGAGCCGAGATCCAGGTGCCGCTGTTCATCAACACCGGGGACAAGCTCAAGGTCGATTCGCGCGACGGCAGCTATCTCGGCCGCGTCAACTCCTGA
- the aroB gene encoding 3-dehydroquinate synthase, with protein MSETEPIAIRVNAGAPYDVTIGRGLLGEVAAAAQGADRIAILYQPPLAKTAEQVREYLAGKGFDAHRVEIPDAEAGKDLSVASFCWEVFGRIGLKRNDKVISLGGGAATDLAGFVAATWMRGIGVIHIPTTLLAMVDAAVGGKTGINTEAGKNLVGSFHEPDAVLIDTGTLETVPRNEIVAGLAEVIKTGFIADPTILDIIEADPEAAVDPTSPVLPDLIRRSVQVKADVVSADLKESSLREILNYGHTLGHAIERRERYRWRHGAAVSVGLVFAAELSRLAGRLDDATADRHKAILDLVGLPTTYDPDAFADLLQGMAGDKKNRSGVLRFVVLDGLAKPGRLEGPDPGLIAAAYSAVAGGPAAKSTSVLL; from the coding sequence ATGTCCGAAACCGAACCCATCGCCATCCGGGTCAACGCCGGCGCGCCCTATGACGTGACCATCGGCCGGGGACTCCTCGGCGAGGTGGCCGCCGCGGCACAGGGCGCCGACCGCATCGCGATCCTGTATCAGCCGCCGCTGGCCAAGACCGCCGAGCAGGTCCGAGAGTACCTGGCGGGCAAGGGATTCGACGCCCATCGCGTGGAGATCCCGGATGCGGAGGCCGGTAAGGACCTGTCGGTCGCGTCCTTCTGCTGGGAGGTGTTCGGCCGCATCGGCCTCAAGCGCAACGACAAGGTCATCAGCCTCGGCGGTGGCGCCGCCACCGATCTCGCCGGCTTCGTCGCGGCCACCTGGATGCGCGGCATCGGGGTCATCCACATCCCGACGACGCTGCTGGCGATGGTCGACGCCGCCGTCGGCGGCAAGACCGGCATCAACACCGAGGCCGGCAAGAACCTCGTCGGGTCGTTCCACGAACCCGACGCCGTGCTCATCGACACCGGCACCCTGGAGACCGTCCCGCGCAACGAGATCGTCGCCGGACTCGCCGAGGTCATCAAGACCGGGTTCATCGCCGATCCCACCATCCTCGACATCATCGAGGCGGATCCCGAGGCCGCCGTCGACCCGACGTCGCCGGTGCTGCCCGATCTCATCCGGCGCTCGGTTCAGGTGAAGGCGGATGTGGTGTCGGCCGATCTCAAGGAGTCGTCGCTGCGCGAGATCCTGAACTACGGCCACACCCTGGGACATGCGATCGAGCGGCGGGAGCGCTACCGGTGGCGTCACGGCGCGGCGGTGTCGGTGGGCCTCGTGTTCGCGGCCGAGCTCTCGCGCCTGGCCGGCCGCCTCGACGACGCCACGGCGGATCGGCACAAGGCGATCCTGGATCTCGTCGGGCTCCCCACGACGTATGACCCCGACGCGTTCGCCGATCTCCTGCAGGGCATGGCGGGAGACAAGAAGAACCGCTCGGGCGTTCTGCGCTTCGTGGTCCTGGACGGCCTGGCCAAGCCGGGTCGTCTCGAGGGTCCCGACCCCGGATTGATCGCGGCCGCCTACTCCGCGGTGGCGGGTGGCCCGGCGGCGAAGAGCACGTCGGTGCTGCTGTAG
- the carA gene encoding glutamine-hydrolyzing carbamoyl-phosphate synthase small subunit, with the protein MNTAVLVLENGQVFTGRSYGAVGETLGEAVFCTAMTGYQETLTDPSYHRQIVVATAPQIGNTGWNTEDGESTGSAGSTGVDGDSGKIWVAGYAVRNPTRRVSNWRATTSLEEELDRQGVVGIGGIDTRTVVRILRDHGSMKAGIFSGPALADTDELVARVRNQPDMKGARLADEVTTSDGYVVEPLDQHRFTVAAIDLGIKTNTPRMFAERGVRTHVLPATVALDAIADLEPDGVFLSNGPGDPATADDIVELTRGVLGRDIPLFGICFGNQILGRALGRSTYKMKFGHRGINIPVVDHATGKVSITSQNHGFALEGEAGEEFDSDFGRARVSHVCANDGTVEGVELLSGRAFSVQYHPEAAAGPHDAAYLFDKFVTLLEGDRESRKTKNQGASA; encoded by the coding sequence ATGAACACAGCGGTCTTGGTGCTGGAGAACGGTCAGGTGTTCACCGGCCGGAGCTACGGCGCAGTCGGCGAGACCCTTGGCGAGGCGGTGTTCTGCACCGCGATGACCGGCTATCAGGAGACCCTGACGGATCCGAGCTACCACCGGCAGATCGTGGTGGCCACCGCGCCGCAGATCGGCAACACCGGTTGGAACACCGAGGACGGCGAGAGCACCGGTAGCGCCGGGAGCACCGGCGTCGACGGTGACTCGGGCAAGATCTGGGTCGCCGGTTATGCCGTGCGCAACCCCACCCGACGCGTCTCCAACTGGCGTGCGACGACCTCCCTGGAGGAGGAGCTGGACCGCCAGGGCGTCGTCGGCATCGGCGGCATCGACACCCGCACCGTCGTCCGCATCCTCCGCGACCACGGCTCGATGAAGGCCGGCATCTTCTCCGGTCCGGCCCTGGCCGACACCGACGAACTCGTCGCCCGGGTCCGCAATCAGCCGGACATGAAGGGCGCCCGGCTGGCCGACGAGGTCACCACCAGCGACGGCTACGTCGTCGAACCCCTCGATCAGCACCGTTTCACGGTGGCCGCCATCGATCTGGGGATCAAGACGAACACGCCGCGGATGTTCGCCGAACGGGGAGTGCGCACCCACGTGCTGCCCGCGACGGTCGCGCTCGACGCGATCGCCGACCTCGAGCCCGACGGCGTCTTCCTCTCGAACGGTCCCGGCGACCCGGCCACCGCCGACGACATCGTCGAACTCACCCGCGGGGTTCTCGGTCGGGACATCCCGCTGTTCGGCATCTGCTTCGGCAACCAGATCCTGGGCCGCGCGCTCGGCCGTTCGACCTACAAGATGAAGTTCGGACACCGCGGCATCAACATCCCGGTCGTCGACCACGCCACCGGCAAGGTCTCGATCACCTCGCAGAACCATGGCTTCGCGCTCGAAGGCGAGGCGGGGGAGGAGTTCGACTCCGACTTCGGCCGAGCCCGCGTCAGCCATGTCTGCGCCAACGACGGCACCGTGGAGGGCGTCGAACTGCTCTCCGGCCGCGCCTTCTCCGTGCAGTACCACCCCGAAGCGGCGGCCGGCCCCCACGATGCCGCGTACCTGTTCGACAAGTTCGTCACCCTGCTCGAGGGCGACCGTGAGTCCCGCAAGACCAAGAACCAAGGAGCGAGTGCCTGA
- a CDS encoding dihydroorotase translates to MSATTGSVPPTGSVLIRAVRPYGEGDPIDVLVVDGVISELGSAVTAPEGTEVIDGKGGVLLPGFVDLHTHLREPGREDTETIRSGSAAAALGGYTAVFAMANTSPVADNSTVTDNVWRSGREVGLVDVYPVGAVTVGLGGKQLAEMGMMAAGAAGVRMFSDDGKCVDDPLLMRRALEYATGLGVLIAQHAEEPRLTVGAVANEGPTASRLGLAGWPRAAEESIVIRDALLARDAGARIHICHASTEGTVELLRWAKEQGIAITAEVTPHHLLLDDSVLHTYDPVNKVNPPLREVRDKQALRQALAEGIVDCVATDHAPHAAQEKCCEFAQAKPGMLGLQTALPIIVETLVKPGLLDWRGVARVMSERPAQIVELTDQGRPIEVGEPANLAVVDPDTPWVVHGPDLASLSDNTPFEAMTMPATITATVLRGVVTARDGQVTR, encoded by the coding sequence GTGAGCGCCACAACCGGATCCGTACCGCCGACCGGGTCCGTCCTCATCAGAGCCGTCCGCCCGTACGGCGAGGGAGACCCGATCGACGTCCTCGTCGTCGACGGTGTCATCAGCGAGCTGGGTTCGGCGGTCACCGCACCCGAGGGGACCGAGGTGATCGACGGCAAGGGCGGAGTGCTCCTGCCCGGCTTCGTCGACCTGCACACCCACCTGCGTGAGCCGGGCCGTGAGGACACCGAGACGATCCGCTCGGGTTCGGCAGCCGCGGCGCTCGGCGGCTACACCGCCGTCTTCGCGATGGCCAACACCAGCCCGGTGGCCGACAACTCGACTGTCACCGACAACGTGTGGCGGTCGGGGCGCGAGGTCGGGCTCGTCGACGTCTACCCGGTCGGCGCGGTGACCGTCGGTCTCGGCGGCAAGCAGCTCGCCGAGATGGGCATGATGGCGGCCGGCGCCGCGGGCGTGCGGATGTTCAGCGACGACGGCAAGTGCGTCGACGATCCGCTGCTGATGCGTCGTGCTCTGGAATACGCCACCGGGCTCGGGGTCCTCATCGCCCAGCACGCCGAAGAACCGCGGCTGACCGTCGGTGCGGTCGCCAACGAAGGGCCGACGGCCTCGCGTCTCGGCCTGGCGGGCTGGCCGCGCGCCGCCGAGGAGTCCATCGTCATCCGCGACGCCCTTCTCGCGCGCGATGCCGGGGCGCGTATCCACATCTGCCACGCCTCCACGGAGGGCACCGTCGAACTGTTGCGGTGGGCGAAGGAACAGGGGATCGCGATCACCGCCGAGGTGACACCGCACCACCTGCTCCTCGACGACTCGGTCCTGCACACCTACGACCCGGTGAACAAGGTGAATCCGCCGTTGCGCGAGGTCCGCGACAAGCAGGCATTGCGGCAGGCGCTCGCCGAGGGGATCGTCGACTGTGTGGCCACCGACCACGCCCCGCACGCCGCGCAGGAGAAGTGCTGCGAATTCGCGCAGGCCAAGCCCGGGATGCTCGGCTTGCAGACGGCGCTGCCGATCATCGTGGAGACCCTGGTGAAGCCCGGCCTGCTGGACTGGCGCGGCGTCGCGCGGGTCATGAGTGAGCGACCGGCGCAGATCGTCGAGCTCACCGATCAGGGCCGTCCGATCGAGGTGGGTGAACCCGCGAACCTCGCCGTTGTCGATCCGGACACGCCCTGGGTGGTCCATGGTCCCGACCTGGCGAGCCTGTCCGACAACACCCCGTTCGAAGCGATGACCATGCCCGCCACGATCACCGCGACCGTGCTGCGCGGCGTGGTGACCGCTCGCGACGGGCAGGTGACCCGATGA
- the pyrR gene encoding bifunctional pyr operon transcriptional regulator/uracil phosphoribosyltransferase PyrR: MASPAPRVLLDAADVSRTIARVAHQVIEKTALDSPDAPRVVLIGIPTRGTSLATRLGAKIGEFAGVDVPVGYLDITLYRDDLRGKPHRPLERTMVPAGGVDNAIVILVDDVLYSGRTVRAALDALRDLGRPAAVQLAVLVDRGHRELPLRADYVGKNIPTARDEQVSVHLVEHDGIDEVVLASASSSAAAESDS; the protein is encoded by the coding sequence TTGGCCAGCCCCGCTCCCAGGGTGCTGCTCGATGCCGCCGACGTGTCGCGGACGATTGCTCGTGTCGCGCACCAGGTCATCGAGAAGACTGCTCTGGACTCGCCCGACGCACCCCGCGTCGTTCTCATCGGAATCCCCACTCGCGGAACATCTCTCGCCACCCGGCTGGGTGCCAAGATCGGTGAGTTCGCGGGTGTCGACGTGCCGGTGGGTTACCTCGACATCACGCTGTACCGCGACGATCTGCGCGGCAAGCCGCACCGTCCGCTGGAGCGGACGATGGTGCCCGCGGGTGGCGTCGACAACGCCATCGTGATCCTGGTCGATGATGTCCTCTACTCGGGCCGGACGGTGCGCGCGGCGCTCGACGCCCTGCGCGATCTCGGTCGTCCCGCGGCCGTCCAGCTCGCGGTCCTCGTCGACCGCGGCCATCGCGAACTCCCGTTGCGCGCAGACTATGTCGGCAAGAACATCCCGACGGCCCGGGACGAGCAGGTCTCGGTCCATCTCGTCGAGCACGACGGCATCGACGAGGTCGTCCTCGCGTCGGCATCGAGTTCGGCTGCGGCGGAGAGTGATTCGTGA
- a CDS encoding prepilin peptidase translates to MGECAILVWLSVVAVTDAETRRIPNTLVWPGICGAMGACMVHPGVAVAALTAATPYALAFGRRWCGGGDVKFAAACGALALDWGAALLVVTLASLIAVGVVLADRVARREPAGTAAHPHGPALVAATIVVAGLL, encoded by the coding sequence ATGGGTGAATGCGCAATCCTGGTGTGGCTGTCGGTGGTCGCGGTGACCGACGCCGAGACCCGCCGGATCCCGAATACGCTCGTCTGGCCGGGGATCTGCGGTGCCATGGGCGCGTGCATGGTCCACCCGGGGGTGGCGGTGGCCGCCCTGACGGCCGCGACCCCGTACGCGCTGGCGTTCGGAAGGCGATGGTGCGGCGGCGGGGACGTCAAATTCGCCGCGGCGTGCGGTGCGCTCGCCCTCGACTGGGGCGCCGCGCTTCTCGTCGTCACACTCGCGTCGCTCATCGCGGTGGGCGTGGTACTCGCCGACCGAGTGGCCCGCCGGGAGCCGGCCGGTACCGCCGCGCATCCGCACGGGCCGGCGCTCGTCGCCGCGACGATCGTCGTCGCCGGTCTGCTGTGA
- a CDS encoding B-4DMT family transporter, producing MSSWLVRGLTMTAVHVLARVLLGFAVVQAPLNSTVWRTIAIAVVVLIALLWGGYDGIRDARANPDPDDYEDLTVRWLQAGVLAGVLAGLISWILGTVVLAGIGQASLFVELVAGASFTALLVFVPAFVGAAIGRFLVRRDQNKGAADDDWSVHEDRSTHHEDGIPADADAPTQRIR from the coding sequence ATGTCTTCGTGGTTGGTGCGCGGTCTGACGATGACCGCAGTTCACGTCCTCGCCCGGGTGTTGCTCGGATTCGCAGTGGTCCAGGCGCCGCTGAACTCCACCGTCTGGCGCACCATCGCGATCGCCGTCGTCGTCCTCATCGCCCTGCTGTGGGGTGGTTACGACGGCATCCGTGACGCGCGCGCCAACCCGGACCCCGACGACTACGAGGACCTCACGGTGCGGTGGCTGCAGGCCGGTGTCCTGGCCGGCGTCCTCGCCGGACTGATCTCCTGGATCCTCGGCACGGTCGTCCTCGCCGGGATCGGACAGGCCAGCCTGTTCGTCGAACTCGTCGCGGGTGCGTCGTTCACCGCGCTGCTCGTCTTCGTCCCGGCCTTCGTCGGCGCGGCCATCGGCCGCTTCCTCGTGCGGCGCGACCAGAACAAGGGCGCCGCCGACGACGACTGGTCGGTCCACGAGGATCGCTCGACCCATCACGAGGACGGCATCCCCGCCGACGCGGACGCGCCGACCCAGCGCATTCGCTGA
- a CDS encoding M24 family metallopeptidase, whose translation MPINHDTAGRRARLRTELRAADDPVSFLVVSDLVNVRYLTGFTGSNAAVLIDADDPAGDRIATDGRYLTQVAQQVPDVEPIIERAVARALVDHARSGGADRIGFESDTETVAGHRALSAAVGDSGVELIGTSGLVQNLRAVKESGEIELLRAACAIGDAALAQIIADGVLRAGTTEREVARALEWEMYRLGADGIAFETIVAAGAHSAIPHHRPTHTALADGDLVKIDFGSVVGGYHSDMTRTFVLRRAASWQRDLYQLVETAQAAGRAALTPGADLRSVDAAARDVIDRAGHGEHYVHGLGHGVGLEIHEAPGIGKLAAGTLPCGAAVTVEPGVYLPGWGGVRIEDTLVVTDGDPDLLTATDKTFTVI comes from the coding sequence GTGCCGATCAACCATGACACGGCCGGGCGTCGCGCCCGGTTGCGTACCGAACTGCGGGCCGCCGACGACCCGGTCTCGTTCCTCGTCGTCTCCGACCTCGTCAACGTCCGCTATCTGACGGGTTTCACCGGCTCCAATGCCGCTGTGCTGATCGATGCGGACGACCCGGCGGGTGACCGCATCGCCACCGACGGCCGCTATCTCACCCAGGTCGCCCAGCAGGTGCCAGACGTCGAACCGATCATCGAACGCGCCGTGGCGCGGGCCCTCGTCGATCACGCCCGCTCCGGCGGGGCCGATCGAATCGGCTTCGAGTCCGACACCGAGACCGTGGCCGGGCACCGGGCACTCTCCGCCGCCGTCGGGGACTCCGGGGTCGAACTGATCGGCACGTCCGGTCTGGTGCAGAACCTCCGGGCCGTCAAAGAGTCGGGGGAGATCGAGCTGCTCCGGGCGGCGTGCGCGATCGGGGATGCGGCCCTGGCGCAGATCATCGCGGACGGCGTCCTGCGGGCCGGGACGACCGAACGCGAGGTCGCGCGGGCCCTCGAATGGGAGATGTACCGCCTCGGGGCCGACGGGATCGCGTTCGAGACCATCGTGGCGGCCGGCGCCCACTCCGCGATCCCGCATCACCGGCCGACGCACACCGCGCTGGCCGACGGCGACCTCGTCAAGATCGACTTCGGCTCCGTCGTCGGCGGGTACCACTCGGACATGACCAGGACCTTCGTCCTGCGCCGCGCCGCGTCGTGGCAGCGTGACCTCTACCAGCTCGTCGAGACCGCGCAGGCCGCCGGCCGGGCGGCGCTGACCCCCGGCGCCGACCTCCGTTCGGTCGACGCGGCGGCGCGCGACGTGATCGACCGCGCCGGGCACGGGGAGCACTACGTGCACGGCCTGGGCCATGGGGTGGGGCTGGAGATCCACGAAGCGCCGGGAATCGGCAAACTCGCGGCGGGTACACTGCCATGCGGTGCAGCGGTCACCGTGGAGCCCGGTGTGTACCTGCCCGGATGGGGCGGGGTCCGGATCGAGGACACACTGGTGGTCACCGACGGCGACCCCGACCTGCTGACCGCCACCGACAAGACATTCACCGTCATCTGA